A single genomic interval of Methylocystis sp. IM3 harbors:
- a CDS encoding GGDEF domain-containing protein codes for MDGLLDSVGDLTDARDKDSLEQSLAAAMFDLLGAARLVLWRLSRQNDAVVLRRRVSLGGSGGESAAHDSGDAAPRSKLDSWPELHACYAARANLRWPAGANGLCRHAFPILDSREPIGILEILRPDALTEEQERLVLGLLRVYRNHLGLLDDTDCDELSGLLNRRTYDETFRKVSTRAFGDDTAGGGFIAVIDIDHFKRINDAFGHPYGDEVIVLLSRLMSAHFQDTHYLFRFGGEEFVVLLDGMTSAEARATLERLRATVESFPFPQVGSVTVSLGFSEIRPGDTGAAAFGRADQALYFSKRNGRNQLFSYEELVAACELVDHTRAADEVELF; via the coding sequence ATGGATGGACTGCTCGATTCCGTCGGCGATCTGACCGACGCACGCGACAAGGACTCACTGGAGCAGAGCCTCGCGGCGGCGATGTTCGATCTCCTCGGTGCGGCGCGGCTCGTCCTGTGGCGGCTATCGCGGCAGAACGACGCCGTGGTCTTGCGCCGGCGCGTCTCCCTTGGCGGGAGCGGCGGAGAGAGCGCGGCGCACGACTCTGGCGACGCGGCGCCGCGCAGCAAGCTCGACTCCTGGCCCGAGCTTCATGCCTGTTATGCCGCCCGCGCCAATCTGCGGTGGCCAGCGGGAGCCAATGGCCTTTGTCGGCACGCCTTTCCTATCCTCGATAGCCGGGAGCCGATTGGCATTCTTGAGATTTTGCGCCCGGACGCGCTGACTGAAGAACAGGAACGGCTCGTTCTGGGCCTTCTGCGCGTCTATCGCAATCATCTGGGACTGCTGGACGACACCGACTGCGACGAACTGAGCGGCCTTCTCAATCGTCGCACTTATGACGAGACGTTCAGAAAGGTCTCGACCCGAGCCTTTGGGGACGACACGGCTGGCGGCGGCTTCATCGCCGTCATCGACATCGACCACTTCAAGCGCATCAACGACGCCTTCGGCCACCCCTATGGCGACGAGGTGATCGTGCTGCTGTCGCGGCTCATGTCCGCGCATTTCCAGGATACGCATTATCTTTTCCGGTTTGGCGGCGAGGAGTTCGTCGTTCTCCTGGACGGCATGACCTCAGCGGAGGCGCGCGCGACTCTGGAGCGTCTCCGCGCGACGGTCGAAAGCTTCCCCTTTCCGCAGGTCGGCAGCGTCACGGTCAGCCTGGGCTTCAGTGAAATCCGTCCCGGCGACACCGGGGCCGCCGCCTTCGGCCGCGCCGACCAGGCCTTGTATTTCTCCAAACGGAACGGCCGCAATCAGCTATTCTCCTACGAAGAGCTGGTGGCGGCGTGCGAACTGGTCGATCACACGCGAGCGGCCGACGAGGTCGAGCTATTTTGA
- a CDS encoding DNA polymerase III subunit delta' yields the protein MKKELAGPPESDRFEGAPHPRETLAFFGHEAAERELLDAYRRNRLAQAWIIGGPEGIGKATLAWRVARFLLAHPDPASPEVQNASSLVVPEEHPAARRIATLALADIFLLRREWNEKAKPPKHFTEIRVDDVREITRAFHRASGAGGWRVAIIDCADDLNRNAANALLKLIEEPPERSLFLLVAHQPGRVLPTIRSRCRKLMLGALTQEETVAAVEGLGSPWSGRGDEIAAAAGRAEGSVRETLRLLGGDAMAFDAAVARLLQSLPRVDWLGVHLLADKLTGRSNEDAYETFMRALERHLDARVKTLSRDGAPPARLIGYARAWDEIRDLARETEVFNFDKKAMVLGAFDRLARAEGA from the coding sequence ATGAAAAAGGAGCTTGCCGGTCCGCCCGAGAGCGACCGTTTCGAGGGCGCGCCGCATCCGCGCGAGACGCTCGCCTTCTTCGGCCACGAGGCGGCCGAGCGCGAGCTGCTCGACGCCTATCGGCGCAACCGTCTGGCGCAGGCCTGGATCATCGGCGGCCCGGAGGGGATCGGCAAGGCGACGCTCGCCTGGCGCGTGGCGCGTTTCCTGCTCGCCCATCCCGACCCGGCCTCGCCGGAGGTGCAGAACGCCTCGTCGCTTGTCGTGCCCGAGGAGCATCCCGCCGCGCGGCGCATCGCGACCCTGGCGCTCGCCGACATCTTCCTGCTGCGGCGTGAGTGGAACGAGAAGGCGAAGCCTCCGAAGCACTTCACCGAGATCAGGGTCGATGACGTCCGCGAGATCACGCGGGCCTTCCATCGGGCCTCCGGCGCCGGCGGCTGGCGCGTGGCCATCATCGACTGCGCCGACGATCTGAACAGGAACGCCGCCAACGCGCTCCTCAAGCTCATCGAGGAGCCGCCGGAGCGGTCGCTGTTTCTGCTGGTGGCGCATCAGCCGGGCCGGGTTCTGCCGACGATCCGCTCGCGGTGCCGAAAGCTCATGCTCGGCGCGCTGACGCAGGAGGAGACCGTCGCGGCGGTCGAGGGGCTCGGATCGCCCTGGAGCGGGCGGGGGGATGAGATCGCCGCCGCCGCCGGCCGGGCCGAAGGCTCCGTTCGCGAGACGTTGCGCCTGCTCGGCGGCGACGCCATGGCCTTCGACGCCGCTGTCGCCCGCCTGCTGCAAAGCCTGCCGCGCGTCGATTGGCTGGGCGTGCATCTGCTCGCCGACAAGCTGACCGGGCGCAGCAATGAAGACGCCTATGAGACCTTCATGCGCGCGCTGGAGCGGCATCTCGATGCGCGGGTGAAAACGCTCTCACGGGACGGCGCCCCGCCCGCGCGCCTCATTGGCTACGCCCGCGCCTGGGACGAGATCCGCGACCTCGCCCGCGAGACGGAAGTGTTCAACTTCGACAAGAAGGCGATGGTGCTCGGGGCGTTCGACCGGCTGGCGCGGGCGGAAGGGGCGTAG
- the tmk gene encoding dTMP kinase, producing MTGAEKGRFITFEGGEGVGKSTQLDRLAAHLRARGLEVVTTREPGGTSKAEALRKVLLSGRIAPLGPLAEAALFAAARIDHVGQIIAPALARGAYVLCDRFADSTRAYQGARGGVDAGTLALLEQAAIGDTRPDLTFILDLPHEQGMARAASRREATGLRADRFEAEDSAFHEGLRRAFLDIAEQEPERCCVIDASRPVDEVARAIRQIVDSRFLDTQAAAAQ from the coding sequence GTCGGCAAATCGACGCAGCTTGACCGCCTCGCGGCGCATCTGCGCGCCCGTGGGCTCGAGGTCGTGACGACGCGCGAGCCCGGCGGCACGTCCAAGGCCGAGGCGCTGCGCAAGGTTCTGCTCTCCGGCCGCATCGCGCCGCTCGGCCCGCTGGCCGAGGCGGCGCTCTTCGCAGCCGCGCGAATCGACCATGTGGGGCAGATCATTGCGCCGGCGCTCGCCCGCGGCGCCTATGTGCTATGCGATCGCTTCGCCGACTCGACGCGCGCCTATCAGGGCGCGCGGGGCGGGGTGGACGCGGGAACGCTTGCGCTTCTCGAACAGGCGGCGATTGGCGACACTCGGCCCGATCTGACCTTCATTCTCGATCTGCCGCACGAACAGGGCATGGCCCGCGCCGCCAGCCGCCGCGAAGCCACGGGGCTGAGGGCCGACCGCTTCGAGGCGGAGGACAGCGCCTTCCACGAGGGTCTGCGCCGCGCCTTTCTCGACATAGCCGAGCAGGAACCGGAACGCTGCTGCGTGATCGACGCCTCCCGGCCTGTGGACGAGGTGGCGCGTGCCATCCGCCAGATCGTCGATTCGCGTTTTCTGGACACGCAGGCCGCCGCCGCGCAATGA